The Juglans microcarpa x Juglans regia isolate MS1-56 chromosome 8S, Jm3101_v1.0, whole genome shotgun sequence genome has a window encoding:
- the LOC121243832 gene encoding uncharacterized protein At4g06744-like gives MLPWFLSALFVLSSFFSHGYAQPAQCPPAPRCPLISPPPPPKPLINFTRPRPPLYPPSLKLMPRQPRRNPGPLSNRARILFITQELKRNITYDPNNYTRTWVGKNYCVFKGFYCDTVPDLNITGLAGIVFNGARFGGRFLNFYRFIRNLPDIAIFHANSNNFSGVINRNLNQLRYLYELDLSNNKFVGGFPASVLGATNLTFVDLRFNTYAGTVPPRLFNMDTDVLFINNNGFNKTIPATLGNTPALFLTLANNKFTGPIPRSIGRAWNTLLEVLFLNNRLTGCLPFEIGYLNKTTVFDVGGNLLTGPIPQSFGCMTKLELLNLAHNQFYGAIPESLCRLPNAYNFSLSYNYFSQVGPACRKRIRERRLDVRRNCITGLPQQKSAVECSRFFSRNTRSCPRENTFNIVPCTGVSNTAAASLEDEDEDEEGVVITTIDEMTPPSPKTYAAIAKPHH, from the coding sequence ATGCTTCCCTGGTTTCTTTCAGCTTTGTTCgtcctttcttcctttttctcgcATGGCTATGCACAGCCTGCTCAATGTCCCCCAGCACCAAGATGTCCTCTAAtatcaccaccacctcctcccaAACCTTTAATCAATTTCACTCGTCCCCGACCTCCTTTGTACCCACCTTCGCTCAAACTTATGCCGCGCCAGCCTCGGAGAAATCCCGGACCCTTGTCCAACCGAGCTAGAATTCTGTTCATCACTCAGGAGCTCAAAAGGAATATCACCTACGACCCAAATAACTATACTCGTACCTGGGTTGGGAAAAATTACTGCGTCTTCAAAGGTTTCTATTGCGATACCGTACCTGATCTGAACATCACCGGACTCGCCGGAATTGTCTTCAATGGCGCAAGATTTGGAGGTCGTTTCTTGAACTTTTATCGCTTTATCCGTAATTTACCGGACATAGCTATCTTCCATGCAAACTCCAACAACTTTAGCGGCGTAATCAATCGGAACCTCAACCAGTTACGCTACTTGTATGAGCTCGATCTGAGTAACAACAAGTTCGTGGGAGGATTCCCGGCGAGTGTCCTTGGTGCCACGAATCTGACCTTCGTGGACCTCAGGTTTAATACTTATGCAGGAACGGTCCCGCCTCGGTTATTCAATATGGACACAGATGTGTTGTTCATCAACAACAATGGATTCAACAAGACGATTCCTGCCACATTGGGGAACACGCCGGCACTCTTCCTCACCCTCGCTAACAACAAATTCACCGGTCCCATCCCTCGCAGCATTGGCCGAGCTTGGAACACCCTGCTCGAGGTGTTGTTCTTGAACAACAGATTAACCGGTTGTCTCCCTTTCGAAATCGGCTACTTGAACAAGACGACCGTGTTCGACGTTGGAGGGAACCTCTTGACAGGTCCGATACCGCAGTCTTTCGGGTGCATGACGAAGCTGGAGCTGCTCAACCTTGCTCATAACCAATTCTATGGGGCCATTCCCGAGTCCTTGTGCAGGCTTCCGAACGCGTACAATTTCTCGCTTTCTTACAACTATTTCAGCCAAGTCGGCCCGGCGTGCAGGAAGCGGATTAGGGAAAGAAGGCTTGACGTGAGGAGGAACTGCATTACTGGGCTTCCGCAGCAAAAGTCAGCCGTTGAGTGCTCGCGTTTCTTCTCGAGGAATACTCGAAGCTGCCCAAGAGAGAATACTTTCAACATCGTTCCCTGTACTGGGGTAAGTAATACTGCGGCGGCGTCcttggaagatgaagatgaagatgaagaaggtgTGGTCATTACTACCATTGATGAAATGACCCCTCCATCACCGAAAACCTACGCCGCAATCGCTAAGCCTCACCATTGA
- the LOC121244434 gene encoding LOW QUALITY PROTEIN: kinesin-like protein KIN-4A (The sequence of the model RefSeq protein was modified relative to this genomic sequence to represent the inferred CDS: deleted 1 base in 1 codon) encodes MEAAGEACCVKVAVHVRPLIADERLQGCKDCVTVVPGKPQVQIGAHSFTFDRVYGSTASPSSEMFEECIAPLVDGLFQGYNATVLAYGQTGSGKTYTMGTGFKDGCPTGIIPQVMDALFSKIETLKHQTEFQLHVSFIEILKEEVQDLLDPTSLSKPETANGHAGKVPIPVKSPIQIRETSNGVITLAGSTEVSVSTLKEMAACLEQGSLSRATGSTNMNNQSSRSHAIFTITLEQMRKFNPAISSDSNLSETENEEYLCAKLHLVDLAGSERAKRTGSDGLRFKEGVHINKGLLALGNVISALGDEKKRKEGVHVPYRDSKLTRLLQDSLGGNSRTVMIACVSPADINAEETLNTLKYANRARNIQNKPVVNRDPMSNEMLKMRQQLEYLQAELCARMGGSSEEVQVLKERIACLEAANEDLCRELHEYRSGCPVAEQYEMDGQDGSTCPVKSDGLKRGLRSMESSDYQMGETMTGDSREIDEEVAKEWEHTLLQNTMDKELNELNKRLEQKESEMKLFGESDTATLKQHFGKKIMELEDEKKSVQQERDHLLAEVENLAAGSDGQTQRLQDIHAHKLKALEAQISDLKKKQESQVQLLKQKQKSDEAAKRLQDEIQFIKAQKVQLQQRIKQEAEQFRQWKASREKELLQLRKEGRRNEYERHKLQALNQRQKMVLQRKTEEAAVATKRLKELLEARKSSSRDSSVITNGNGTNGQSNEKALQRWLDHELEVMVNVQEVRNEYEKQSQVRAALAEELAVLKQVDEFASKGLSAPRGKNGIARASSMSPNARMARISSLESMLSIASNSLVAMASQLSEAEERERAFTSRGRWNQLRSMGDAKNLLQYMFNSLADARCQQWEKDMEIKEMKEQLKELVGLLRQSETRRKDVEKELKSREQAVAIALATPPSDNLEQVNSQNSLKHFADEMSGPLSPMSVPAQKQLKYTPGIANGSVRESAAFIDQSRKMVPIGQLSMKKLAVMGQAGKLWRWKRSHHQWLVQFKWKWQKPWRLSEWIRHSDETIMRARPRPRPQSLPRMT; translated from the exons atggAAGCAGCTGGGGAAGCTTGTTGTGTTAAAGTAGCGGTTCACGTCCGACCGCTCATCGCCGATGAGCGTCTCCAAGGCTGTAAAGACTGTGTCACTGTCGTGCCCGGGAAGCCTCAG GTACAGATTGGCGCACATTCCTTTACCTTTGATCGTGTCTATGGGAGCACTGCTTCTCCCTCATCTGAAATGTTTGAAGAATGTATTGCTCCACTTGTTGATGGCTTGTTCCAAGGATACAATGCTACAGTTCTCGCTTATGGTCAG ACGGGTTCCGGTAAAACATATACCATGGGCACTGGCTTCAAAGATGGTTGCCCAACAGGAATAATCCCTCAAGTTATGGATGCTCTGTTCAGCAAGATTGAAACTCTAAAGCATCAAACCGAATTCCAATTGCATGTTTCCTTTATTGAG ATTCTGAAAGAAGAAGTACAAGACTTGCTGGATCCCACTTCATTGAGCAAACCAGAAACTGCAAATGGCCATGCAGGGAAAGTTCCCATTCCTGTAAAATCACCCATACAAATCCGTGAAACATCAAATGGTGTGATTACATTGGCAGGTTCTACTGAAGTCAGTGTAAGCACGCTAAAGGAAATGGCTGCATGCCTGGAACAAGGATCACTAAGCAGAGCAACTGGGAGTACAAATATGAACAACCAGTCAAG TCGTTCTCATGCCATCTTCACCATTACATTGGAGCAAATGCGCAAGTTCAATCCAGCTATTTCTAGTGATAGCAATCTCAGTGAAACTGAGAATGAAGAATATCTATGTGCCAAGTTGCATTTAGTGGATCTTGCTGGATCAGAGCGAGCTAAAAGAACAGGTTCTGATGGTCTGCGTTTTAAGGAAG GTGTTCACATTAACAAGGGCCTTCTTGCACTGGGTAATGTCATCAGTGCACTTGGTGATGAGAAAAAACGCAAAGAAGGCGTTCATGTTCCTTATAGGGATAGTAAACTTACTCGGCTTTTGCAG GATTCGCTTGGCGGTAACAGCAGAACTGTAATGATAG CCTGCGTTAGTCCTGCTGATATCAATGCTGAAGAAACCCTTAACACTTTGAAGTATGCAAATCGTGCCCGCAACATCCAAAATAAGCCTGTT GTTAATAGAGATCCCATGTCGAATGAGATGCTAAAAATGCGACAACAACTAGAGTATTTGCAAGCTGAGCTTTGTGCCCGTATGGGAGGATCTTCTGAGGAAGTACAG GTTCTAAAGGAAAGGATTGCTTGTCTTGAAGCTGCCAATGAAGATCTTTGTCGGGAACTTCATGAATACCGTAGTGGATGCCCAGTTGCAGAACAATATGAAATGGATGGTCAA GATGGTAGTACCTGCCCAGTAAAAAGTGATGGACTTAAAAGGGGCTTGCGCAGCATGGAGTCATCTGATTATCAAATGGGTGAAACAATGACAG GTGACTCAAGGGAGATTGATGAAGAAGTAGCAAAGGAATGGGAGCACACACTTCTGCAGAATACTATGGACAAAGAGTTAAACGAGTTAAATAAACGTTTAGAACAGAAAGAG TCGGAGATGAAACTTTTTGGCGAGTCTGACACTGCAACACTCAAACAGCACTTCggaaagaaaatcatggaaCTTGAGGATGAGAAAAAATCAGTGCAG CAAGAGAGGGATCATTTGTTGGCTGAAGTTGAAAATCTTGCTGCTGGTTCTGATGGACAAACACAGAGGTTGCAAGATATTCATGCCCATAAACTGAAGGCACTTGAAGCTCAG ATTTCAGATCTTAAGAAGAAACAGGAGAGTCAGGTTCAGCTTttaaagcaaaagcaa aaaagTGACGAAGCAGCAAAGCGATTGCAAGACGAAATTCAATTTATAAAGGCACAAAAG GTTCAGTTGCAACAAAGGATAAAACAAGAGGCAGAACAATTTCGGCAGTGGAAGGCCTCACGAGAGAAGGAGCTGCTACAG TTACGGAAGGAGGGGAGGAGAAATGAGTATGAAAGGCATAAGCTTCAAGCTTTAAACCAGCGCCAGAAAATG gttcttcaaagaaagacaGAAGAGGCTGCAGTGGCCACCAAGAGGCTAAAAGAATTACTAGAAGCTCGGAAGTCTTCTTCCCGTGACAGCTCAG TTATTACCAATGGAAATGGGACAAACGGCCAG AGCAATGAGAAAGCCTTGCAACGTTGGCTTGATCATGAGCTGGAAGTCATGGTGAATGTGCAGGAAGTTCGTAATGAATATGAGAAGCAAAGTCAAGT GCGAGCTGCACTGGCAGAAGAGTTAGCCGTCCTGAAGCAAGTGGATGAATTTGCTTCAAAAGGCCTTAGTGCTCCAAGAGGAAAGAATGGAATTGCGAG AGCATCCTCCATGTCACCAAATGCAAGAATGGCCAGAATATCTTCACTAGAGAGCATGCTCAGTATTGCCTCCAATTCACTTGTAGCTATGGCCTCACAACTTTCAGAGGCAGAAGAGCGGGAGCGTGCCTTCACTAGCCGTGGGCGTTGGAACCAGTTGCGCTCGATGGGAGATGCAAAGAATTTGCTTCAGTATATGTTCAATTCTCTTGCAGATGCCAG GTGTCAACAATGGGAGAAGGATATGGAAATCAAGGAAATGAAAGAGCAACTTAAAGAACTAGTGGGACTATTGCGACAAAGTGAGACACGAAGAAAGGATGTTGAAAAGGAACTAAAATCAAGAGAGCAAGCAGTCGCAATTGCATTGGCTACACCTCCTTCA GATAATCTTGAACAGGTGAACTCACAGAATTCATTGAAACACTTCGCTGATGAAATGAGTGGTCCCTTGTCTCCAATGTCTGTGCCGGCACAAAAACAGCTCAAATATACACCAGGCATTGCTAATGGCTCGGTCAGAGAATCAGCAGCATTTATAGATCAGTCAAGAAAG ATGGTACCAATTGGGCAGTTATCAATGAAAAAATTGGCAGTCATGGGACAGGCTGGGAAGCTCTGGAGGTGGAAGAGAAGCCATCACCAATGGCTTGTACAATTTAAATGGAAGTGGCAGAAGCCATGGAGACTTTCAGAATGGATCAGGCACAGTGATGAAACAATTATGAGGGCAAGGCCACGACCACGTCCACAGTCTCTGCCACGTATGACGTAA
- the LOC121244708 gene encoding probable inactive receptor kinase At5g67200 — protein sequence MLRKKRQPRPLIFLLFVLNGTSFWLSLCSFVNGSSSSRPFQLTHPWSPSSLNLEGPPRDDALNLLAFKSNADSKNKLLFSSNATSHFCQWQGVKCAKHKVVRLVLEGLDLCGVLAPDTLSRLDRLRVLSLQNNSLTGTIPDLSELFNLKTLFLDHNLFTGSFPTSILSLPRLRTIDISYNNLTGMLPSRLAALDRLYYLRLDWNRLNGTVPALRQSSLQIFNVSGNNLSGPIPVTPTLIRFSPSSFSWNPNLCGEIIKKVCHPGPPFFGLSAPFAAPPPSSVLGQSAQVHGLELTADHEAFQKKKHKRTAVIMGFSVGVLVLICSLICFATAVKKGGRNNKDSSSTPVMISSVDTAATAEAAAVMQTEQEKELEEKVKRVQGMQVAKSGSLVFCAGEAQLYTMEQLMRGSAELLGRGTIGTTYKAVLDNRMTVSVKRLDAGKLDQSTSKETFERHMESVGGLRHPNLVPMRAYFQNKEERLVVYDFQKNGSLFSLIHGSKSRRAKPLHWTSCLKIAEDVAQGLSYIHQAWRLVHGNLKSSNVLLGPDFEACVADYCLSVLANPSSDPNPDPDSTAVYKAPETRNSVRQATSKSDVYSYGILLLELLTGKAPSQLPYLMPNEMVNWVRSMREEDDGRVDNRMEMLLEVAISCTLSSPEQRPTMWQVLKMLQEIKETVLMEDNELDPH from the exons ATGCTGAGGAAGAAAAGGCAGCCCCGTccattgatcttcttgttgtttgtATTGAATGGCACCTCTTTTTGGCTGTCACTTTGCAGCTTCGTTaatggttcttcttcttctaggcCCTTTCAGCTTACCCATCCTTGGTCTCCATCTTCTCTCAACCTTGAAGGACCCCCGCGTGATGATGCACTGAATCTTCTGGCATTCAAATCCAATGCCGATTCCAAGAACAAACTTTTATTCTCTTCCAATGCGACCTCTCATTTCTGTCAATGGCAAGGGGTCAAATGCGCCAAACATAAAGTTGTTCGCCTCGTCCTCGAAGGTCTAGATCTGTGTGGTGTTCTCGCTCCCGACACTTTGTCACGACTTGACCGGCTCCGAGTTCTGAGTTTGCAGAACAACTCTCTAACCGGAACCATTCCCGACCTCTCCGAACTCTTCAACCTCAAAACTCTGTTCCTCGATCATAACTTGTTCACGGGTTCTTTCCCGACTTCCATCTTGTCCCTCCCTCGGCTACGTACTATAGATATCTCTTACAACAACCTTACCGGAATGTTGCCGTCCAGGTTGGCTGCCCTTGACCGGCTCTACTACCTCCGTCTCGACTGGAACAGGTTGAATGGAACGGTTCCTGCGCTTAGGCAGTCGTCCCTCCAAATCTTCAACGTCTCAGGAAACAACCTCTCGGGTCCCATTCCAGTTACACCAACTCTGATACGCTTCAGTCCTTCCTCGTTCTCATGGAACCCCAATCTCTGCGGCGAGATCATAAAAAAAGTGTGCCATCCCGGCCCACCCTTTTTCGGTCTGTCGGCACCTTTTGCGGCTCCGCCTCCCTCGTCGGTGCTCGGTCAAAGCGCGCAAGTACACGGGTTGGAGTTGACTGCTGATCACGAGGCGTTTCAAAAGAAGAAGCACAAGAGAACCGCCGTGATCATGGGGTTCTCGGTAGGCGTTCTGGTCCTCATCTGCTCGCTCATCTGCTTCGCCACAGCCGTGAAGAAAGGCGGCAGGAACAACAAAGATTCCTCGTCGACGCCCGTAATGATCAGTTCGGTGGACACGGCAGCCACGGCCGAGGCCGCGGCGGTGATGCAGACAGAGCAAGAAAAAGAGCTGGAGGAGAAGGTGAAGAGAGTGCAGGGAATGCAAGTGGCAAAGAGTGGGAGCTTAGTGTTCTGCGCGGGGGAGGCGCAGCTGTATACGATGGAACAGCTGATGAGGGGCTCAGCGGAGCTACTTGGGAGGGGCACCATTGGTACAACCTACAAGGCAGTGCTCGATAATCGGATGACAGTGAGCGTGAAGAGGCTGGATGCCGGAAAACTAGATCAGAGCACGAGCAAGGAGACGTTCGAGCGGCACATGGAATCAGTGGGAGGACTGAGGCACCCGAATCTGGTTCCTATGAGAGCGTATTTCCAGAACAAGGAAGAAAGGCTTGTGGTTTATGATTTCCAAAAGAATGGCAGTCTCTTCTCCCTCATTCACG GTTCAAAATCAAGGAGGGCAAAGCCACTGCATTGGACATCATGCTTAAAAATAGCAGAGGACGTAGCACAAGGCCTCTCTTACATCCATCAAGCATGGAGGCTAGTCCATGGCAATCTCAAGTCCTCCAATGTTCTCCTCGGTCCTGACTTCGAGGCATGCGTGGCCGACTACTGTCTCTCTGTCCTCGCCAACCCGTCCTCCGACCCCAACCCCGATCCCGACTCCACTGCCGTGTACAAAGCACCAGAAACTCGCAACTCGGTTCGCCAAGCAACCTCCAAATCCGACGTGTACTCATATGGTATCCTGTTGCTAGAGCTTCTAACTGGCAAGGCTCCATCACAGCTCCCATATTTGATGCCCAATGAAATGGTAAATTGGGTAAGATCCATGAGGGAAGAGGATGATGGTAGGGTAGATAATAGGATGGAAATGCTTCTTGAGGTGGCCATAAGTTGTACCCTCAGCTCCCCTGAGCAGAGGCCCACTATGTGGCAAGTATTGAAGATGCTCCAAGAGATTAAAGAGACAGTATTAATGGAGGATAATGAATTGGACCCACATTAG